The genomic stretch TAGCTCAAATAATGAGCAGCAGTCTCCATTCAGCTACAAAACTCGCGACAATTGGATGGTCAGAGATGTTCAATCTCTGTAAAAATTCGGATGGAGAGTATGTTGAGTTTTATCAGCCATTGCTTTCGTCGATCCTAAGAGAGTCGTTGGTTGATTCAGAAACATCCGGCTGTAATTCCACTCCATCAGTCTGTTTTTCACTATTTTTACAATACACGAAGCAATTGTCGAGGTTGAGCTCGCGTCTGGAATTTGGAGTGTCTGATGGAATCGAAGACGAATACTCTGATGAATTTACAGTCAGATCTTCAATTTccataaaaaattttaatttgtttagtTGTTTTGTATTTATATTGTCTAAATCGATATTGTAATTTTTAGCTTTTGAGGTTCGAAAATGAAGAGCATGAAGAGAGCTACAAAAAGCTCAGGAACAGGGAGAGGAGACACGAGTATCGACACAACTATGCCAAGGAATACGGCCCGACGACGGAGTATGGAGATGTTGTGCTCCAGCAGCGGCTGCTGATGGTGAATTGGATTATCGAGGTGAGGGATTCTCGAATCATGTTTTCTTAACAATATTCTGTGAGAATCTAAAATATTGGCTGATATGCAATTGAGTCCTATGAAGTTGCCGTTACATTGAATGGTGACTATATGAATATCACAAATAGTAAAGGAATTCATCTATATTTGTCATCCCTGTTTGTAGTTGTGGGTAATTACCAATAACTAATTATCTTTGGTACAAACTttgtctcttctctctctctctctctctctctctctctctctctccagttaGGTTGAATGTCACCTTCAACATGGCTATTTCACCACCGACAGGCCTCTATCTCTGTCTACAATTTAGATGGTCTCTCCTTCTGTCCCTCCCTTTATTGACAGTCTAATCTTCCAAACCTTGGCAATTTCAGTGTACTCTTTCCTGTAAATTCACAGATAAAGATTAGTTGCAATAGGAATCCAAATTTTCCCGTTTCTTGGTCATTGTAATTTTGATGGCACTGAGGTGGTGATTTTATTATCCAATTATTGTTGTAACTCCCACATTTCGACTTTGTTTTTatcaatttctttcattttccattcCTGTTATTTTAGTAAACCAGAATGTATCAGTACTTAAATATAGCAGTTAAACTCAAATCAGGGTAAAGTTTCAGTGACTATCAATAGACAAATGGCAGATTGAATGTTTCATTGGATTTTCTTGTCATAATGGCAGTTGCCGAAATGTAATTCGAATGTCATACGACATAATTTAATTGCAGTTGGGTGTTCTGTTGGCATTCACCTAAATGTTACTTTCTATGATATTTCTATGTTTGTGCAAAATGCAGTTAGTTGATTGGTATGATGGCTACATATTTCTGTGCTTGATCTGTATGTTACTATTTATAGGTAGCAATGGCCTAGAAAAGATGAATTCATGATCTTTCTTGTACCAGAAGGGCAGGGACTGGCACTACTGCAGATATGATTGGGCAAAACTGATAGAGAAAATCGCTACGTTAGGAAGGGAGATTTGTTAATATTCTCTTCAACATCATTTTATCACGACTAAACAATTGTCTTGGAAGATTTGttaatacttcgaacactgattgTAAGTTTGGCACCTTTTTTGTTTAATTCTATTATGAATTTATATCGAAAACCTGAGAATTAAGCAGTGGTATTGGTAGTGAGTGTAGAAACGTGAGTTGCAATCAACTTCAAGGCGAATTGGGTGGCCAATTTGGTGGACAACTAACTGGTCTCTCAACATTGTTAGTTCTCTCTTCTCATTAAAATAGCAACAATTCTTAGCTGCTTTAGCATCATGGGAAAATGTTTTCTCATTATTCTATTGTTGACAATGAGTGAAATTGCTTTTGTAGAGTTTCCTTTTTCAGATACACTGTAGAAGCCCTGGAGATGCTGTTGTTGCCCATGGTAAAAGATGGTACCCAGGCTCTTGGCTCAAAGGGAAATGATGCTCCTTTGGCTATGATGTCCAATAGAGAGAAACTTACATTTGAGTATTTCAAGCAGATGTTTACTCAGGTTACAAACCCACCGATTGATCCGATCTGAGAGAAAATAGTCACGTGGAAGGGGACCTTACGGAAACAAttcatgtggaaggctatgtggcagtttatttgttttgaaaactttaaataggccattaattttgttgattgttgtcttgatggatgttaaatgggtgaaacatgcacatGTTCAATCATTGGTTTATTAAaatattgttagcttttgttgatagaaactagattagcctcgattattgataaatgatgttaaaaattgaatttagccttAGTTGATGCTAAgaaaggctaaatctatctttagtctcagttttgccttagtTACCTAAACTGGTACTATAACTCCTATGGCTAAAGGTTTTAGcttcggttgttgagaaccgaggttaaaaatagatttagctttagttggaggcaattgaggctagaatttagatttagtctcagttggaaacaatggaggctaaaattttgatttagcctcatttcgagaaaactgaagctaaaaaggttcttttagcctcatttgaagaaccgaggctataaaaatcattttaacctcggttgctaaaactgaggctaaagcctttagccacgggggtttcaacctctgtttggataactgaggcaaaactgaggctgaaggctttagcctcagtttttaac from Magnolia sinica isolate HGM2019 chromosome 17, MsV1, whole genome shotgun sequence encodes the following:
- the LOC131231568 gene encoding cyclin-SDS-like; translated protein: MSSSLHSATKLATIGWSEMFNLCKNSDGEYVEFYQPLLSSILRESLVDSETSGCNSTPSVCFSLFLQYTKQLSRLSSRLEFGVSDGIEDEYSDEFTLLRFENEEHEESYKKLRNRERRHEYRHNYAKEYGPTTEYGDVVLQQRLLMVNWIIEKRELQSTSRRIGWPIWWTTNWSLNISFLFQIHCRSPGDAVVAHGKRWYPGSWLKGK